The Coleofasciculaceae cyanobacterium genome has a segment encoding these proteins:
- a CDS encoding glycosyltransferase, giving the protein MLKTYPQAQLIIVGGDTLFDYKPYRQEFFNLVQHNEIEIGKSLILPGVISDRDLPVLYRCGDALVFPSVKEGWRLVLLEAIASGLPMVTANIAPFTEFLDHETALLSILISLM; this is encoded by the coding sequence GTGCTAAAAACTTATCCTCAAGCACAGTTAATTATTGTTGGTGGTGATACTCTGTTTGACTACAAGCCATATCGGCAGGAATTTTTTAATTTAGTCCAGCATAATGAAATTGAAATTGGCAAGTCTTTAATCTTACCTGGAGTAATATCCGATCGAGATCTGCCTGTTTTGTATCGTTGCGGCGATGCCTTGGTTTTTCCATCGGTCAAAGAAGGTTGGAGACTAGTATTATTAGAAGCGATCGCTTCGGGACTACCTATGGTTACTGCTAATATTGCGCCATTTACCGAATTTCTCGACCATGAAACAGCTTTACTTTCGATCCTCATTTCATTGATGTAA